Proteins encoded in a region of the Plodia interpunctella isolate USDA-ARS_2022_Savannah chromosome 27, ilPloInte3.2, whole genome shotgun sequence genome:
- the enc gene encoding R3H domain-containing protein 1, with amino-acid sequence MESTDSVSGAEEALLNRNRSFKSKQLVRSQAIRESTSPPRTASPSTEIVIENIKVDNDKTIIDKMTVDEKITVTEKITVNDNGDIITDTSSQSGDTCIDANSFSDSKSNYSDEFKKQTVEIQITPGAWDEQTEQRQRTKRWLGHRHHSDSSRDLLSNNPRVACVCGACAACLHCRGRRRKNLCPTKQDSGIVCSDDCPDCSDSEQSGTHNDDGRKSDTLDDDQTIYCRCPDRKDVKPKAISLSRNDSEDKSEPSGAELVTFIKQTLNKNARDRMTLLKIEKELRALVNDNGRCIVRFPVMTSYGRMLVHRCAALFQLSHHLDQNNKSSVMVSKSGTSGGRIPCTGFRQWCTATFPPSPQHNHQDTLAKSILKRDTHSLDEPGNCSLANARSKSLEQREREYERVRRRIFSTDNCTQDESHCLWANSGPVKLLTAEPGRNKLLKVQSLESSSGPQQSWRGRGAVAKSHSFGGYGGTQVQYPPTTRVLSKQGDVASSSWRLSPSSSGYKTLSLSTDSVCSPTGGVSPEPLCPGGGGGGGAGGVVWCVTDLCSVPSGAMLIHPQTGRPLTNPDGSIYHFDPANPPTLYDSSYTQLDQEKIDANEKRKGRLEKQHSFIDNDCECQLSEECSRKCCCECRRHDVCQQKNNLDKANQQPEQKSKPTTPIKTRYENQTNHNSNQTELNHKNYEIPKPETQRQYDTKHYENSDRTFENNQRCETSNHRQYDHQQPNQRQFEHPPPNQRPNEAANQRQVVNKLTNQESQEMYATQYPTGVRNDEVTSPQMNQYQQEVNLQIMAQAKLTPVSMPDPNIRPMSLTNVMYPTIAPGYPYVNQCRMETQLQPMYQTMMAEEQKQVAPSPHPVDNTFRIDPSYPYAGVDYSQCGACVDPNVVHQRSYNVSYGPVEVPVLPTYPVGNMVLPQSPMQHYPYGDPLQWTNSMLPMAPKLLVPDLYPAMYPCPQYNVYPQLVPPAPPAPPACPPQWAACARRYKPLSDNSHAAEEKSLSRQNSNEIAAKIQQIKEQMSQLNTRDRREEWRTGSGILGSCPAANNERRTPNDETQLSSAARAIVNSIRNMQAKSLQPERRAERERRRPDDRVYPTLLRQMSPGTWCRRSPAAVHPVLNHPRRPHPDNRNQRR; translated from the exons AGTTTCAAATCCAAACAGCTAGTGCGGAGCCAAGCGATCCGCGAATCCACATCGCCGCCCCGCACCGCCTCTCCCTCCACCGAAATCGTCatcgaaaatataaaagtcgATAACGACAAAACAATTATAGACAAAATGACAGTGGACGAAAAAATAACGGTTACCGAAAAAATAACGGTTAACGATAACGGTGATATAATTACAGACACGTCTAGTCAAAGTGGTGATACGTGTATCGACGCGAATAGTTTTAGTGATAGCAAAAGTAATTATAGTGATGAGTTTAAGAAGCAAACTGTAGAGATACAG ATCACGCCTGGAGCATGGGACGAGCAGACAGAACAACGGCAGCGCACCAAGCGCTGGCTTGGACACCGCCACCACTCGGACTCCAGCCGCGACCTGCTCTCCAACAACCCCAGGGTGGCGTGCGTGTGCGGCGCATGCGCGGCCTGTCTACACTGCCG AGGTCGTCGAAGGAAAAACTTGTGTCCGACGAAACAAGACTCCGGCATCGTGTGCTCCGACGATTGTCCGGATTGCTCCGATTCTGAACAATCCG GTACGCATAATGATGATGGACGGAAATCGGACACACTTGACGACGACCAAACGATATATTGCAG ATGTCCAGACAGGAAAGATGTTAAGCCAAAAGCTATATCGTTAAGCAGAAATGACTCGg AAGATAAATCGGAGCCGAGCGGCGCCGAGTTAGTGACTTTCATCAAACAAACGCTGAACAAAAACGCGAGAGATAGAATGACGCTGCTGAAAATCGAAAAGGAGTTGCGGGCTCTGGTGAACGATAACGG TCGATGCATCGTCCGCTTCCCGGTGATGACGTCATACGGCCGTATGCTGGTGCACCGGTGCGCCGCACTCTTCCAACTGTCGCACCACCTCGACCAGAATAACAAGAGCTCCGTGATGGTGTCCAAGAGCG GCACGAGCGGCGGCCGGATACCGTGCACTGGTTTCCGGCAGTGGTGCACGGCCACGTTCCCGCCAAGTCCGCAGCACAACCACCAGGACACGCTCGCCAA GTCAATATTGAAGCGCGACACCCATTCTCTAGATGAACCCGGCAACTGTTCCCTAGCCAATGCCCGGAGCAAGTCTCTGGAGCAGAGGGAGAGGGAATACGAGAGAGTGAGACGGAGGATATTCAGTACT GATAACTGCACACAAGATGAATCTCATTGCTTGTGGGCCAATTCCGGCCCCGTCAAACTTTTGACCGCCGAGCCTGGCAGGAATAAGCTTTTGAAG GTGCAATCGTTGGAGAGTAGCTCGGGGCCTCAACAATCGTGGCGGGGGAGGGGCGCGGTGGCTAAAAGTCATAGTTTTGGAGGCTACGGCGGGACCCAGGTTCAGTACCCGCCCACCACTAGGGTCCTCAGCAAACAGG GGGATGTGGCGTCAAGCAGCTGGCGACTGTCGCCCTCCAGCTCTGGGTACAAGACCCTCAGTCTCAGCACGGATTCCGTCTGCTCACCCACTG GGGGTGTGAGTCCCGAGCCGCTGTGCccgggcgggggcgggggcgggggcgcgGGGGGCGTCGTGTGGTGCGTCACCGACCTGTGCTCCGTGCCGTCCGGGGCCATGCTCATACACCCACAG ACCGGGCGGCCGCTGACGAACCCTGATGGCAGCATATACCATTTCGACCCGGCCAACCCGCCCACGCTATACGACTCCAGTTATACCCAGTTGGACCAGGAGAAG atcgATGCCAACGAAAAACGCAAGGGCCGATTGGAAAAGCAACATTCTTTCATAGACAATG ATTGCGAATGTCAATTGTCTGAAGAGTGCAGCAGGAAGTGTTGCTGCGAGTGTCGGAGACACGACGTCTGTCAACAGAAGAACAATTTGGACAag gcAAACCAACAACCCGAGCAGAAATCGAAACCAACGACTCCAATAAAAACCCGTTACGAAAACCAAACCAACCACAATTCAAACCAAACAGAATTGAACCACAAAAATTACGAGATCCCAAAACCCGAAACCCAAAGGCAATACGACACAAAACATTACGAAAACTCCGATAGAACCTTCGAGAACAATCAAAGATGTGAAACAAGCAATCATAGGCAGTATGATCATCAACAGCCGAATCAGAGACAGTTTGAACACCCGCCGCCCAATCAGCGGCCGAACGAAGCGGCCAATCAGAGGCAAGTGGTGAACAAGCTGACCAATCAGGAGTCGCAGGAGATGTACGCTACGCAGTATCCGACTGGAGTTAGGAATGACGAG GTGACGTCACCGCAAATGAACCAGTACCAACAGGAAGTAAACTTGCAAATAATGGCGCAAGCGAAACTCACTCCTGTGTCTATGCCAGACCCTAATATAC GTCCAATGTCGCTTACCAACGTGATGTACCCGACGATAGCTCCAGGCTATCCATACGTCAATCAGTGCAGAATG gAGACGCAGTTACAGCCGATGTACCAAACTATGATGGCGGAAGAACAGAAACAAGTGGCGCCCTCTCCACACCCAGTCGACAACACCTTTAGGATTG ATCCGAGTTATCCATACGCGGGCGTGGACTACAGTCAGTGCGGCGCGTGCGTCGATCCCAACGTGGTGCATCAACGCag CTACAACGTGTCGTACGGCCCAGTGGAAGTGCCAGTATTGCCAACTTACCCCGTTGGCAACATGGTGTTGCCACAATCGCCGATGCAACATTACCCG TACGGCGATCCCCTGCAGTGGACCAACAGTATGTTGCCGATGGCTCCGAAGCTCCTGGTGCCCGATCTATACCCAGCCATGTATCCGTGTCCgcaatataatgtttatccACAG CTGGTGCCCCCCGCGCCCCCGGCGCCCCCGGCGTGCCCCCCGCAGTGGGCCGCGTGCGCGCGCCGCTACAAGCCGCTCTCCGACAACTCGCACGCTG CCGAAGAAAAGAGCCTAAGTCGTCAAAACTCAAACGAAATCGCGGCCAAAATCCAGCAAATCAAGGAGCAGATGTCTCAACTCAACACGAGAGATAGAAGGGAAGAATGGAGGACTGGATCCGGTATACTTGGCAGTTGTCCAGCTGCTAATAACGAACG TCGCACACCGAACGACGAAACTCAGCTATCCAGCGCGGCGCGCGCTATTGTTAACTCCATACGCAATATGCAGGCCAAATCTT TGCAACCGGAGCGGCGCGCGGAGCGCGAGCGGCGTCGCCCCGACGACCGCGTGTACCCCACGCTACTGCGACAG